In Falco naumanni isolate bFalNau1 chromosome 5, bFalNau1.pat, whole genome shotgun sequence, the following are encoded in one genomic region:
- the ING4 gene encoding inhibitor of growth protein 4 isoform X2, which translates to MAAGMYLEHYLDSIENLPFELQRNFQLMRDLDQRTEDLKSEIDKLATEYISNARTLSSEEKLGLLKQIQEAYGKCKEFGDDKVQLAMQTYEMVDKHIRRLDTDLARFEADLKEKQIESSDYDSSSSKGKKKGRAQKEKKAARARSKGKNSDEEAPKTAQKKLKLVRTSTEYGMPSVTFGNVHPSDVLDMPVDPNEPTYCLCHQVSYGEMIGCDNPDCSIEWFHFACVGLTTKPRGKWFCPRCSQERKKK; encoded by the exons gtATTGAGAACCTGCCGTTTGAACTGCAGAGAAACTTCCAGCTCATGCGAGATCTGGATCAGAGGACGGAAG ACCTCAAGTCAGAGATCGATAAGTTGGCCACGGAGTATATCAGCAATGCACGGACTTTgtcttcagaggaaaaactgGGGCTTCTCAAGCAAATCCAGGAGGCCTATGGGAAATGCAAGGAGTTTGGGGACGACAAGGTTCAGCTGGCTATGCAGACCTACGAGATG GTTGATAAGCACATCCGGCGGCTGGACACAGACCTCGCTCGCTTTGAAGCAGACCTGAAGGAGAAGCAGATAGAGTCGAGTGACTATGACAGTTCTTCCAGCAAGGGCAAGAAGA AGGGCCGAGcccaaaaagagaagaaagctgcCCGTGCTCGCTCTAAAGGGAAGAACTCTGATGAGGAAGCGCCAAAAACTGCCCAAAAGAAATTGAAGCTTGTCCGCAC TAGCACAGAGTATGGGATGCCTTCCGTCACCTTTGGAAATGTGCACCCTTCGGATGTATTGGATATGCCCGTGGACCCCAATGAGCCTACTTACTGCCTCTGCCACCAGGTCTCCTATGGGGAGATGATTGGCTGCGACAACCCAGAT TGTTCCATTGAATGGTTTCATTTTGCCTGTGTGGGTCTGACGACAAAACCGAGAGGAAAATG GTTCTGCCCTCGCTGTTcccaggagaggaagaagaagtaA
- the ING4 gene encoding inhibitor of growth protein 4 isoform X1: MMETADLDEESSAGIENLPFELQRNFQLMRDLDQRTEDLKSEIDKLATEYISNARTLSSEEKLGLLKQIQEAYGKCKEFGDDKVQLAMQTYEMVDKHIRRLDTDLARFEADLKEKQIESSDYDSSSSKGKKKGRAQKEKKAARARSKGKNSDEEAPKTAQKKLKLVRTSTEYGMPSVTFGNVHPSDVLDMPVDPNEPTYCLCHQVSYGEMIGCDNPDCSIEWFHFACVGLTTKPRGKWFCPRCSQERKKK, encoded by the exons gtATTGAGAACCTGCCGTTTGAACTGCAGAGAAACTTCCAGCTCATGCGAGATCTGGATCAGAGGACGGAAG ACCTCAAGTCAGAGATCGATAAGTTGGCCACGGAGTATATCAGCAATGCACGGACTTTgtcttcagaggaaaaactgGGGCTTCTCAAGCAAATCCAGGAGGCCTATGGGAAATGCAAGGAGTTTGGGGACGACAAGGTTCAGCTGGCTATGCAGACCTACGAGATG GTTGATAAGCACATCCGGCGGCTGGACACAGACCTCGCTCGCTTTGAAGCAGACCTGAAGGAGAAGCAGATAGAGTCGAGTGACTATGACAGTTCTTCCAGCAAGGGCAAGAAGA AGGGCCGAGcccaaaaagagaagaaagctgcCCGTGCTCGCTCTAAAGGGAAGAACTCTGATGAGGAAGCGCCAAAAACTGCCCAAAAGAAATTGAAGCTTGTCCGCAC TAGCACAGAGTATGGGATGCCTTCCGTCACCTTTGGAAATGTGCACCCTTCGGATGTATTGGATATGCCCGTGGACCCCAATGAGCCTACTTACTGCCTCTGCCACCAGGTCTCCTATGGGGAGATGATTGGCTGCGACAACCCAGAT TGTTCCATTGAATGGTTTCATTTTGCCTGTGTGGGTCTGACGACAAAACCGAGAGGAAAATG GTTCTGCCCTCGCTGTTcccaggagaggaagaagaagtaA
- the ING4 gene encoding inhibitor of growth protein 4 isoform X3, giving the protein MRDLDQRTEDLKSEIDKLATEYISNARTLSSEEKLGLLKQIQEAYGKCKEFGDDKVQLAMQTYEMVDKHIRRLDTDLARFEADLKEKQIESSDYDSSSSKGKKKGRAQKEKKAARARSKGKNSDEEAPKTAQKKLKLVRTSTEYGMPSVTFGNVHPSDVLDMPVDPNEPTYCLCHQVSYGEMIGCDNPDCSIEWFHFACVGLTTKPRGKWFCPRCSQERKKK; this is encoded by the exons ATGCGAGATCTGGATCAGAGGACGGAAG ACCTCAAGTCAGAGATCGATAAGTTGGCCACGGAGTATATCAGCAATGCACGGACTTTgtcttcagaggaaaaactgGGGCTTCTCAAGCAAATCCAGGAGGCCTATGGGAAATGCAAGGAGTTTGGGGACGACAAGGTTCAGCTGGCTATGCAGACCTACGAGATG GTTGATAAGCACATCCGGCGGCTGGACACAGACCTCGCTCGCTTTGAAGCAGACCTGAAGGAGAAGCAGATAGAGTCGAGTGACTATGACAGTTCTTCCAGCAAGGGCAAGAAGA AGGGCCGAGcccaaaaagagaagaaagctgcCCGTGCTCGCTCTAAAGGGAAGAACTCTGATGAGGAAGCGCCAAAAACTGCCCAAAAGAAATTGAAGCTTGTCCGCAC TAGCACAGAGTATGGGATGCCTTCCGTCACCTTTGGAAATGTGCACCCTTCGGATGTATTGGATATGCCCGTGGACCCCAATGAGCCTACTTACTGCCTCTGCCACCAGGTCTCCTATGGGGAGATGATTGGCTGCGACAACCCAGAT TGTTCCATTGAATGGTTTCATTTTGCCTGTGTGGGTCTGACGACAAAACCGAGAGGAAAATG GTTCTGCCCTCGCTGTTcccaggagaggaagaagaagtaA